One genomic window of Polaromonas sp. SP1 includes the following:
- the hxsC gene encoding His-Xaa-Ser system radical SAM maturase HxsC, with amino-acid sequence MIKLYGKVERLSGELLEPQLFTLSANRNLPERMRRNLAFLCDGAPIPHGYAAYVTKSGVTGIVGEDAIPFFQLPAELSYLADGDVVRVNPSNNSLHTLFRRSSRHNTILLTEQCNHYCLMCSQPPKDIDDSWLMDEAMQLVDLIPPETTNIGFSGGEPTLYGKRFIDLIRRTKNLLPTTHVDVLSNGRAFKDSHFSRALGEVGHPGLTLGIPIYSDDPVRHDYVVQSDGAFDETIRGILNLKRERQRVEIRIVIHKQTVERLVETCEFIARNLLFVDHVALMGLEITGFTRANLDKLWIDPYEYRDILAEATHVLNAYGINASVYNHQLCVIKKEVETNYTKSISDWKNEYVDACQGCNRMNECGGFFSSSKMYRHSDFIKPYLA; translated from the coding sequence ATGATCAAGCTCTATGGAAAAGTTGAGCGGCTAAGCGGTGAGCTGCTGGAACCTCAGCTATTCACGCTTTCAGCGAATCGTAATCTGCCAGAGCGGATGCGCCGTAATTTGGCTTTTCTCTGTGACGGTGCGCCAATACCGCACGGCTATGCTGCCTACGTAACCAAGAGCGGAGTCACGGGGATCGTTGGCGAGGATGCAATTCCCTTCTTTCAACTCCCTGCCGAGTTATCGTACCTAGCCGATGGCGATGTAGTACGAGTCAACCCTTCAAACAATTCACTCCACACTCTATTTCGGAGAAGTTCCAGGCACAACACCATCCTCCTCACTGAGCAATGCAATCACTATTGCCTGATGTGTTCACAGCCGCCCAAAGATATTGATGATTCATGGCTGATGGACGAAGCAATGCAGTTAGTTGACCTCATTCCGCCAGAGACTACCAATATTGGCTTCTCGGGTGGGGAGCCAACTCTGTATGGCAAGCGATTTATTGATCTCATCCGACGTACCAAGAACCTGCTTCCAACAACTCATGTAGACGTACTGAGCAATGGTCGAGCATTCAAGGACTCTCATTTTTCTAGAGCATTGGGTGAGGTCGGGCATCCAGGTCTGACGCTTGGGATTCCCATTTATTCGGACGACCCAGTTCGTCACGACTACGTCGTTCAAAGTGACGGGGCCTTTGACGAGACCATTCGAGGAATTCTAAACTTGAAGCGTGAACGACAACGGGTTGAGATTCGGATCGTCATACACAAGCAGACCGTTGAACGCCTCGTGGAGACCTGCGAATTCATTGCAAGGAACTTGCTGTTTGTAGATCACGTGGCGCTAATGGGACTTGAGATTACTGGATTCACACGCGCCAATCTCGACAAGCTATGGATAGATCCATACGAGTATCGGGACATATTGGCCGAGGCAACTCACGTTCTAAACGCCTATGGCATCAACGCGTCCGTGTACAACCATCAACTTTGTGTCATAAAAAAAGAAGTCGAGACCAACTATACGAAATCAATCAGTGACTGGAAGAACGAGTACGTCGATGCTTGCCAGGGATGTAATCGGATGAATGAGTGCGGGGGGTTCTTTTCTTCATCAAAGATGTATCGCCACAGTGACTTTATAAAGCCATACTTGGCTTAA
- a CDS encoding ThiF family adenylyltransferase: MTEAAHEAAQRHLLREDGQEDICFGLWRPSTGATRCTALIDQLILPGLGDRRLHGNVSFEPQFFERAMAEASAKGAGLAMLHSHPMGRGWQGMSPDDVVAEQSNAGAVMGATGRPFVGLTIASDGAWSARFWERIAPRKYEGRWCGSVRVVGQQLTPTFMNHLAPAPVPSESQVRTISAWGAACQADLARLRIGVIGAGSVGGFVAEALARTGFEDVTLIDFDSIKLHNLDRLLYATKLDVGQAKAQVLGDRLEAAATAKSFRAKVNIGAVYEEKAYRDALDCDVLFSCVDRPWGRHVLNHVAYAHLIPVIDGGILVRTNRSKRLAAADWTAQTVGIDRPCLQCLGQYDAGLVQLEREGMLDDPKYIEGLPEDHPLKVRQNVFAFSMACASLQILQLLNMVIAPLGISNGGRQRYHFVDSKMEPNSFTECNPNCLMPGQVGLGDDSPYKVTEHVKGVV, from the coding sequence ATGACTGAAGCCGCTCACGAGGCGGCTCAACGACATCTGTTGCGTGAAGATGGGCAGGAAGATATATGTTTCGGACTCTGGCGACCAAGCACTGGTGCTACCCGTTGCACTGCTCTTATCGATCAGCTAATTCTCCCTGGTTTGGGTGATCGCCGGCTTCATGGCAACGTCAGCTTCGAACCGCAGTTTTTTGAACGTGCCATGGCGGAGGCCTCTGCTAAGGGGGCAGGGCTGGCCATGCTGCATAGCCATCCTATGGGTCGAGGATGGCAGGGAATGAGTCCGGATGACGTCGTCGCCGAGCAAAGTAATGCTGGCGCCGTGATGGGTGCCACAGGCCGTCCCTTTGTTGGACTGACCATCGCTAGCGACGGAGCGTGGAGCGCGAGATTTTGGGAACGGATCGCACCGCGTAAATATGAAGGTCGTTGGTGCGGTAGCGTCAGAGTCGTGGGGCAGCAACTCACCCCCACATTTATGAATCATTTGGCGCCTGCCCCGGTGCCATCGGAAAGCCAGGTTCGAACAATTTCTGCATGGGGTGCAGCCTGTCAAGCGGATCTCGCACGGCTTCGCATTGGGGTAATTGGCGCTGGAAGCGTAGGCGGATTTGTGGCCGAGGCACTCGCACGAACAGGATTTGAGGACGTAACTCTTATTGACTTTGATTCAATCAAACTTCACAACCTCGACCGACTTTTGTACGCAACCAAATTAGATGTCGGCCAGGCCAAGGCTCAAGTGCTTGGTGATCGATTGGAAGCCGCCGCAACCGCCAAAAGCTTTAGGGCCAAAGTGAATATAGGAGCGGTGTACGAAGAAAAGGCTTACAGGGACGCACTGGATTGTGACGTTCTATTCTCCTGCGTAGATCGTCCATGGGGGCGCCATGTTCTCAATCATGTTGCATACGCGCATCTTATCCCGGTGATTGATGGCGGCATCCTGGTCCGGACAAACCGGAGCAAGCGCTTAGCGGCCGCTGACTGGACAGCACAGACGGTAGGTATTGATCGACCGTGTCTCCAGTGTCTTGGTCAGTACGACGCAGGATTAGTGCAGCTTGAGAGAGAAGGCATGCTTGATGACCCCAAGTACATCGAAGGACTGCCTGAAGATCATCCGCTGAAAGTCCGGCAAAACGTCTTTGCGTTCTCAATGGCATGCGCAAGTTTGCAGATCCTGCAATTGCTCAACATGGTGATTGCCCCACTGGGCATTTCAAATGGCGGACGCCAAAGATATCACTTCGTCGATTCAAAGATGGAGCCCAACAGCTTTACCGAGTGCAACCCCAATTGTCTGATGCCTGGGCAAGTTGGGCTTGGCGATGACTCGCCATACAAAGTAACTGAACATGTGAAGGGTGTCGTATGA
- a CDS encoding helix-turn-helix domain-containing protein yields the protein MDSIKIQQLAQHIQARRAGKGVRESAREVGVSPATLSRVENGNIPDLETFGKICHWLQEDPAIYLGMRPAGQSTPTARVHFKKGAAIKQDSAKALSEMIVLAQQAFLEEELEG from the coding sequence GTGGACTCTATCAAGATCCAGCAACTGGCACAACATATCCAAGCACGCAGAGCCGGAAAAGGCGTACGCGAATCGGCGAGGGAAGTAGGCGTTAGTCCCGCAACGCTTTCCAGAGTGGAGAACGGCAATATTCCGGATTTAGAGACTTTTGGAAAAATCTGTCATTGGCTCCAAGAAGATCCCGCCATCTATTTAGGAATGAGACCCGCAGGCCAGTCAACTCCCACCGCTCGAGTTCACTTTAAAAAAGGTGCGGCTATTAAGCAGGACAGCGCGAAAGCGCTAAGCGAAATGATCGTATTGGCTCAACAGGCCTTTCTCGAGGAAGAGCTTGAAGGCTGA
- a CDS encoding ImmA/IrrE family metallo-endopeptidase — protein sequence MFERGFKTWCEKYATEKRKELGLKPNSRLDTRLLAENLGVLVKMPADIPGLSQDNLDVLLRNDGKTASCWSAVTLVKGTRIVVILNSSHSPARQASDLTHELAHIIRGHAAQEVDISSEGLMLLKSYDKVQEEEADWLSGCLLLPREALVTIRSRRLEDSAAATEYGVSIQMLNYRMARTGVTRQFT from the coding sequence GTGTTTGAACGCGGCTTTAAAACATGGTGCGAAAAGTACGCCACCGAAAAACGCAAGGAATTAGGGTTGAAACCCAATTCCCGCCTGGACACGAGGCTGCTTGCTGAAAATCTCGGCGTTCTTGTCAAGATGCCCGCGGATATTCCTGGGCTGAGTCAAGACAATTTAGATGTGTTGCTGCGCAATGACGGCAAGACGGCGAGCTGTTGGTCGGCAGTCACTCTAGTAAAGGGCACCCGCATTGTTGTGATCCTGAACTCTTCTCATTCACCTGCTCGTCAGGCAAGCGATTTAACGCATGAGCTCGCACACATCATCCGCGGTCATGCCGCGCAGGAAGTAGACATCTCCAGCGAAGGACTAATGCTTCTGAAGAGCTACGACAAAGTGCAAGAAGAGGAGGCCGACTGGCTGTCAGGCTGCTTGCTCTTACCGCGTGAGGCTTTGGTCACAATAAGAAGTCGGAGACTCGAAGACAGTGCTGCGGCCACCGAGTACGGCGTAAGCATCCAGATGCTGAATTATCGGATGGCCCGAACAGGGGTAACACGTCAATTTACTTGA
- the hrcA gene encoding heat-inducible transcriptional repressor HrcA, which yields MLDDRARLLLKALVERYIADGQPVGSRTLSKASGLELSPATIRNVMSDLEELGLIVSPHTSAGRIPTARGYRLFVDTMLTTQRDPFPVAGQIGAPRLAPDQPQKVLSNAAHMLSNLSQFVGVVMAPRRTSVFRHIEFLRLSEKRFLVIIVSPDGDVQNRVIFTEADYTQSQLVEAANFLNSHYAGMAIEEVRERLKNEVEALRGEIATLMQAAVQVSSEAIESRDEVVISGERNLLAVSDFSGDMGNLRKLFDLFEQKAQLMRLLDVSSRAEGVRIYIGGESQVIPYQELSVVTAPYEVDGQVVGTLGVIGPMRMPYEKMIQIVDITSKLVSTALSHSK from the coding sequence ATGCTTGATGATCGTGCCCGATTGCTGCTGAAAGCGCTTGTTGAGCGCTATATCGCCGACGGCCAGCCGGTGGGTTCGCGTACGCTTTCGAAAGCCTCCGGCCTTGAGTTGTCACCCGCCACCATCCGCAACGTGATGAGCGACCTGGAGGAGCTCGGCCTGATCGTCAGCCCGCACACATCGGCCGGGCGCATTCCCACGGCGCGCGGCTACCGCCTTTTTGTCGACACCATGCTGACCACGCAGCGCGACCCTTTCCCTGTGGCGGGGCAGATCGGCGCACCCCGGCTGGCGCCGGACCAGCCGCAAAAAGTGTTGAGCAATGCGGCGCACATGTTGTCCAACCTCTCGCAGTTCGTCGGCGTGGTCATGGCGCCGCGGCGTACGTCGGTGTTCCGCCACATCGAATTTTTACGTCTGTCTGAAAAACGCTTTCTTGTCATCATCGTCTCGCCCGACGGCGACGTGCAGAACCGCGTCATCTTTACCGAGGCCGACTACACCCAGTCGCAACTGGTGGAGGCCGCCAATTTCCTCAACTCGCACTACGCCGGCATGGCCATTGAGGAAGTGCGTGAGCGCCTCAAGAACGAAGTGGAAGCGCTCAGGGGCGAAATCGCCACGCTGATGCAGGCCGCCGTCCAGGTCAGCTCCGAAGCCATCGAGTCGCGCGATGAAGTCGTCATCTCCGGCGAACGCAACTTGCTGGCGGTCAGCGATTTTTCGGGCGATATGGGCAATTTGCGCAAGCTGTTCGATCTGTTCGAGCAAAAGGCGCAGTTGATGCGCCTGCTCGATGTGTCCAGCCGCGCGGAAGGCGTGCGCATCTACATCGGCGGTGAGAGCCAGGTGATCCCCTACCAGGAGCTGTCGGTGGTAACGGCGCCCTACGAGGTCGATGGGCAGGTCGTGGGTACGCTGGGCGTGATCGGCCCCATGCGCATGCCCTACGAAAAAATGATCCAGATTGTCGACATCACCTCCAAGCTGGTCAGCACGGCCCTCAGCCACAGCAAGTAG
- a CDS encoding NAD kinase, which produces MKSQFRHVALIGKYHAQGSRSALEDIANFLGTQGCDVAIEQDTASNTGLTQFPTLDAAGIGAHCDLALVVGGDGTMLGIGRRLAEFGIPLVGINQGRLGFITDIAFEDYQNTLIPMLRGEYEEDRRWMMQAKVVRDGRCVFSATAMNDVVVNRGATAGMVELRVEVDGRFVANQRADGLIIASPTGSTAYALSAGGPLLHPSIAGWVLAPIAPHTLSNRPIVLSDSGEIAIEIVAGRDASANFDMQSLASLLHGDRITVRRSEHQMRFLHPKGWSYFDTLRKKLHWNEGVA; this is translated from the coding sequence ATGAAGTCGCAATTTCGCCATGTCGCACTGATCGGCAAGTACCACGCACAAGGCTCCCGGTCGGCACTGGAGGACATCGCGAACTTCCTGGGCACCCAGGGCTGTGATGTGGCGATAGAACAGGACACTGCCAGCAACACCGGCCTGACGCAGTTTCCGACACTTGATGCGGCAGGCATCGGCGCGCACTGCGACCTGGCGCTGGTGGTCGGCGGCGACGGCACCATGCTGGGCATAGGCCGGCGGCTGGCCGAGTTCGGCATTCCGCTGGTGGGCATCAACCAGGGCAGGCTCGGCTTCATCACCGACATCGCCTTCGAGGACTACCAGAATACGCTGATCCCCATGCTGCGCGGCGAGTACGAGGAAGACCGCCGCTGGATGATGCAGGCCAAAGTGGTTCGCGACGGGCGTTGCGTCTTCAGCGCCACCGCCATGAACGACGTCGTCGTCAACCGCGGCGCGACCGCCGGCATGGTGGAGCTTCGTGTCGAGGTGGACGGCCGTTTTGTGGCCAACCAGCGGGCGGACGGCCTGATCATCGCCTCGCCGACCGGCTCCACGGCTTACGCGCTTTCTGCAGGCGGCCCCTTGTTGCACCCGTCCATCGCCGGTTGGGTGCTGGCCCCCATTGCCCCGCATACATTGTCAAATCGACCCATAGTCCTTTCAGACTCTGGAGAGATTGCTATCGAAATAGTAGCAGGGCGGGATGCCAGCGCCAACTTTGACATGCAGTCGCTGGCCAGCTTGCTGCACGGCGACCGCATCACCGTGCGGCGTTCGGAGCATCAAATGCGCTTCCTGCACCCCAAGGGCTGGAGCTACTTCGACACCCTGCGCAAAAAACTTCACTGGAATGAAGGCGTGGCCTGA
- the recN gene encoding DNA repair protein RecN, translating into MSLKSISLRDFVIVHELELDLSSGFTVLTGETGAGKSILIDALQLALGARADAGVVREGAARCEISAEFDSPARLASWLEQAGFDSGDTLLLRRTIDAQGKSRAWINGSAATAGQLKEIADQLVDIHGQHAWQSLTRPDAVRGLLDSYADISTGELSRRWQQWRLAQKTLSDARDAQDSLQRERERLAWQIGELDKLAPAADEWDELNAQHGRLSNAQALRDAVQTAVDALQEADDNSAALLGRAITSLQGQAHIEPEFKGIVEVLNSALAQVEDAVHSLNGYARHAELEPQRLAELDERLSLWVSLARRYKRTPAELPELLSSWQAELQKLDEAADLAQLEKNESQAKSAYLDEAGQISKTRGKAAPRLAKAITLAMQGLGMQGGKFDVALNKLEQPAQHGLEQAEFLVAGHSGSTPRPVGKVASGGELSRIALAIAVTTSQLGQAQTLIFDEVDSGVGGAVAETVGRLMKQLGKDRQVMAVTHLPQVAACADQHLVVAKRAENGATLSTVDHVNGEQRVAEVARMLGGERLSGTTLAHAKEMLGE; encoded by the coding sequence ATGAGCCTTAAAAGCATCTCGCTTCGCGATTTCGTCATCGTCCATGAACTCGAACTGGATTTGTCCAGCGGGTTCACGGTGCTCACGGGTGAAACCGGCGCCGGTAAATCCATCCTGATTGACGCCCTTCAGCTGGCGCTGGGCGCGCGTGCCGACGCCGGCGTGGTGCGCGAGGGCGCCGCGCGCTGTGAGATCAGCGCGGAATTCGACAGCCCCGCAAGGCTCGCCTCGTGGCTGGAGCAAGCCGGCTTTGACAGCGGCGACACCTTGCTGCTGCGCAGGACGATTGATGCGCAAGGCAAGAGCCGCGCCTGGATCAACGGCAGCGCAGCGACGGCAGGCCAGCTCAAGGAGATCGCCGACCAGCTGGTGGACATTCACGGCCAGCACGCCTGGCAAAGCCTGACGCGGCCGGACGCGGTGCGCGGCTTGCTGGACTCCTATGCTGACATTTCCACCGGTGAGCTGTCACGCCGCTGGCAGCAGTGGCGGCTTGCCCAAAAGACATTAAGCGACGCGCGCGACGCCCAGGACAGCCTCCAGCGCGAGCGTGAGCGCCTGGCCTGGCAGATCGGCGAGCTGGACAAGCTGGCGCCGGCGGCCGATGAGTGGGACGAGCTCAATGCCCAGCACGGGCGGCTGTCGAATGCCCAGGCCCTGCGTGACGCGGTTCAAACGGCCGTCGATGCCTTGCAGGAAGCCGACGACAACAGCGCCGCGCTGCTCGGGCGGGCCATCACATCGCTCCAGGGCCAGGCGCACATCGAGCCTGAATTCAAGGGTATTGTTGAAGTCCTGAACAGCGCGCTGGCCCAGGTGGAAGACGCGGTTCATTCGCTCAACGGCTACGCCAGGCATGCCGAGCTGGAGCCCCAGCGGCTGGCGGAGCTGGACGAGCGCCTTTCACTGTGGGTGAGCCTGGCCAGGCGCTACAAGCGCACGCCGGCGGAGTTGCCCGAACTGCTGTCCTCCTGGCAGGCCGAGTTGCAAAAACTCGACGAAGCCGCCGACCTGGCGCAACTGGAAAAGAACGAGAGCCAGGCCAAATCGGCTTACCTCGACGAAGCAGGCCAGATCTCCAAAACGCGCGGCAAGGCCGCACCCAGGCTTGCCAAAGCCATCACCCTGGCCATGCAGGGCCTGGGCATGCAGGGCGGGAAATTCGACGTCGCACTCAACAAGCTCGAGCAGCCGGCCCAACATGGGCTGGAGCAGGCGGAGTTTTTGGTGGCAGGCCATAGCGGCAGCACGCCGCGGCCTGTCGGCAAGGTGGCCTCCGGCGGCGAGTTGTCCCGGATCGCCCTGGCGATTGCCGTCACCACCAGCCAGTTGGGACAGGCGCAGACACTGATATTTGACGAGGTCGATTCAGGCGTGGGCGGGGCCGTTGCAGAAACGGTGGGCCGCCTGATGAAGCAGCTCGGCAAAGACCGCCAGGTCATGGCGGTGACGCATTTGCCCCAGGTCGCGGCCTGCGCAGACCAGCACCTCGTGGTCGCCAAACGGGCGGAAAACGGCGCCACGCTCAGCACGGTCGATCACGTCAATGGCGAGCAGCGCGTGGCTGAAGTCGCGCGCATGCTGGGCGGCGAGCGGCTCTCAGGCACCACGCTGGCCCATGCCAAGGAAATGCTGGGAGAGTGA
- the rapZ gene encoding RNase adapter RapZ — protein MAALEMVLITGMSGSGKSVALHALEDAGYYCVDNLPPELLTPFVALEQQHGAAKVAIAMDVRSATSLPLVPQQLRQLRESGVAVQSLFLDANTETLVRRFSETRRLHPLSRIDASDQHRALVDAIELERELLGEMREQAHVLDTSMIRSSQLQGYVKSLISAPNTQLTLVFESFAFKRGVPLDADYVFDVRMLPNPHYESGLRHLTGLDQPVANYLKAHSEVADMFGHIEQFLNHWLQALVRDHRSYVTVAIGCTGGQHRSVYLVEQLAAAFSPQWRTLKRHRELDAG, from the coding sequence ATGGCAGCCCTGGAAATGGTTCTTATCACCGGCATGTCGGGCTCCGGCAAATCGGTGGCCCTGCACGCGCTGGAGGATGCGGGCTATTACTGCGTCGACAACCTGCCGCCCGAGCTGCTCACCCCCTTCGTCGCGCTGGAGCAGCAGCACGGCGCCGCCAAGGTCGCGATTGCCATGGATGTGCGAAGTGCGACTTCGTTGCCATTGGTGCCGCAGCAGCTGCGGCAACTGCGCGAATCCGGCGTAGCGGTGCAGTCGCTCTTCCTTGATGCCAACACCGAGACGCTGGTACGCCGTTTTTCAGAGACGCGCCGTTTGCATCCCCTGTCCCGCATCGACGCCTCCGACCAGCACCGTGCGCTGGTGGACGCCATCGAGCTGGAGCGCGAACTCCTGGGCGAAATGCGCGAGCAGGCGCACGTGCTGGACACCAGCATGATCCGGTCGTCGCAACTGCAGGGCTACGTCAAGTCACTCATCTCCGCGCCCAACACCCAGTTAACGCTGGTATTCGAATCCTTCGCCTTCAAGCGGGGCGTGCCGCTCGATGCGGACTACGTCTTTGATGTGCGGATGCTGCCCAACCCGCACTACGAGTCGGGCTTGCGCCACCTGACGGGACTCGACCAGCCTGTGGCGAACTACCTCAAGGCGCACTCCGAGGTGGCCGACATGTTCGGGCATATCGAGCAGTTCCTCAATCACTGGCTGCAGGCATTGGTGCGGGATCACCGCAGTTACGTGACTGTCGCCATCGGCTGCACGGGCGGCCAGCATCGTTCGGTCTACCTGGTCGAACAACTCGCAGCGGCTTTCAGCCCCCAGTGGCGCACGCTGAAGCGGCACCGCGAGCTGGACGCCGGCTAA
- the mutY gene encoding A/G-specific adenine glycosylase, protein MVKQAGRDALAGFSGEIVRWQSTHGRNSLPWQNTRDPYRVWLSEIMLQQTQVATVLDYYARFLARFPTVAELAAASEDEVLGLWSGLGYYSRARNLHRCAKDVMVLHGGRFPPTAEQLQTLPGIGRSTAAAIASFCFAERVAILDGNVKRVLTRVLGFSADLAQSANEKALWSRATELLPDHDLPQNMPRYTQGLMDLGATICARRQPQCLLCPVQALCKGYAEGDPGKYPVKTRKLKRSAQGLSLLWAQRPDGSVWLERRPGKGVWGGLYCLPVFDSDDELRAVLPPSLQSRLDPLPQFVHVLTHKDLHLSPWIAGFGARQALPKAMVSQERPGAWFGRDAWPALGLPAPVRKLLEQDA, encoded by the coding sequence ATGGTGAAGCAGGCAGGCCGCGATGCCTTGGCCGGGTTTTCCGGCGAAATCGTCCGCTGGCAAAGCACGCACGGCCGCAACAGCCTGCCCTGGCAGAACACGCGCGACCCCTACCGTGTCTGGCTGTCTGAAATCATGCTGCAGCAGACCCAGGTTGCGACAGTCCTTGACTACTACGCCCGGTTTCTGGCGCGCTTCCCGACAGTCGCTGAACTGGCTGCGGCCAGTGAAGACGAAGTCCTGGGCTTATGGAGCGGGCTGGGTTACTACAGCCGCGCGCGCAACCTGCACCGCTGCGCAAAAGACGTCATGGTCTTGCACGGCGGGCGGTTTCCGCCCACAGCGGAGCAACTGCAAACCTTGCCCGGCATAGGCCGGTCAACGGCGGCAGCCATCGCGTCCTTCTGCTTCGCAGAGCGTGTCGCCATCCTGGACGGCAACGTCAAGCGGGTACTCACACGGGTGCTGGGTTTTTCTGCGGACCTGGCGCAAAGCGCCAATGAAAAGGCGCTGTGGAGCCGCGCTACAGAACTCCTGCCCGACCATGACCTGCCGCAAAACATGCCGCGTTACACGCAGGGGCTGATGGACCTCGGTGCAACGATTTGCGCCAGGCGCCAGCCTCAGTGCCTGCTGTGCCCGGTCCAGGCGTTGTGCAAGGGGTATGCCGAAGGCGATCCCGGCAAATACCCCGTCAAGACCCGCAAGCTCAAACGCAGCGCACAAGGCTTGAGCCTGCTGTGGGCGCAGCGGCCCGATGGCTCGGTCTGGCTGGAAAGGCGCCCCGGCAAGGGTGTATGGGGCGGCTTGTATTGCCTGCCTGTATTTGACAGTGACGATGAATTGAGAGCGGTGCTGCCGCCCTCGCTGCAATCACGGCTTGACCCTCTGCCGCAGTTTGTTCATGTGCTCACGCACAAGGACTTGCACCTGTCACCCTGGATCGCGGGCTTTGGCGCCCGCCAGGCATTGCCGAAAGCCATGGTGTCGCAGGAGCGGCCGGGTGCGTGGTTCGGCCGTGATGCCTGGCCTGCTTTGGGATTGCCCGCGCCCGTACGCAAGCTGCTGGAGCAGGATGCCTAA